CGAGAGGGCGGCCCGCATGTCGGGCGTGCGCGTCAACCGCGTGAAGATGGCGGTCTACATGTTTTCCGGCTTCTGCGCGGCAATCGTCGGCATCATCATCTCGTCCGAACTGATGGCGGCCCATCCGGCCACGGGCGAAAGTTTCGAACTGAATGCCATCGCCGCCGCTGTTCTGGGGGGCACCTCCATGTCGGGTGGCCGGGGAACGGTGGGCGGCACCATCATTGGCGCGTTCGTGATCGGCATTCTTTCCGATGGCCTCGTGATGATGGGCGTCAGCACGTTCTGGCAGATGGTCATCAAGGGCCTTGTCATCATCTTCGCCGTCGTGATTGATCAGGCGCAGCGCCGCCTGCAGCAGCGGGTGGCATTGATGCAGATGGCAAAGGCGGGTTGAACCATGAAGAATTTGCGAGGCGCGCTCATCGGTTGCGGCTTCTTCGCCGTCAATCATCTGCACGGGTGGCGGGATGCGGCGGGCGCCGAGATCGTCGCCATCTGTGACCGCTCGGAGGAGCGCCTGAACACGGTGGGCGACCAGTTCGGCATTGTCGCCCGCTATCGCGACGCCGCCCAGATGCTGGCGCGGGAGGATATTGATTTCGTCGACATCGCCACCACCGCGCCCTCCCACCGCATGCTGGCGGAACTGGCTGCATCCCACGGCAAGGCCGTCATCTGCCAGAAACCATTCGCGCCCACTCTCGCCGATGCAAAAGCCATCGTCGCCGCCTGCGACAAGGCGGGCGTGCCATTGATGGTGCACGAGAACTTCCGCTGGCAGTCCGCCATCCAGCAGGTGAAGCGGGTGATCGCGTCAGGCGAGATCGGCGATGTCTTCTGGGGCCGCGTGTCGTTCCGTTCGGCCTATGACGTGTTTTCGGGCCAGCCTTATCTGGCGGAAGGCGAACGCTTCATTGTGGAAGACCTCGGCATTCACGCACTCGATGTGGCGCGCTTTCTGCTCGGCGATGCCCAGAATGTCAGCGCCCGCATCACAAGGATCAATCCCGGCATCAAGGGCGAAGACGTGGCCACCATCCTGTTGGACCATGGCAATGGTGTCGCCTCCATCGTCGATTGTTCGTATGCCACGCGCCTTGAAAGGGAAGCCTTCCCGGAAACGCTGATCGAGATCGACGGCAGCCGGGGAAGCCTGCGTCTGGGGCAGGGCTACAGACTGGCAGTCACCTCGCCCGCCGGTACACGCCACGAGGATGTCTCGCCACCGCTGCTGCCCTGGGCTTCACGGCCGTGGCACAACATCCAGGAAAGCGTCTCGCTGA
The nucleotide sequence above comes from Hyphomicrobiales bacterium. Encoded proteins:
- a CDS encoding Gfo/Idh/MocA family oxidoreductase, giving the protein MKNLRGALIGCGFFAVNHLHGWRDAAGAEIVAICDRSEERLNTVGDQFGIVARYRDAAQMLAREDIDFVDIATTAPSHRMLAELAASHGKAVICQKPFAPTLADAKAIVAACDKAGVPLMVHENFRWQSAIQQVKRVIASGEIGDVFWGRVSFRSAYDVFSGQPYLAEGERFIVEDLGIHALDVARFLLGDAQNVSARITRINPGIKGEDVATILLDHGNGVASIVDCSYATRLEREAFPETLIEIDGSRGSLRLGQGYRLAVTSPAGTRHEDVSPPLLPWASRPWHNIQESVSLIEQHWVDCLRAGSEPQTSGRDNLKTFALVEAVYQSAAEKRTVPLSALLG